The Amblyomma americanum isolate KBUSLIRL-KWMA chromosome 6, ASM5285725v1, whole genome shotgun sequence genome has a window encoding:
- the LOC144094354 gene encoding uncharacterized protein LOC144094354 isoform X1, with protein MRMHLWTARHAGNISVYADNAEELLEQNKSGASPSAWKWFGHMSDLLSHRPLVQARMYGVDSAAEADIDLDSVQYGSCNNDTPGSQTNEEDIGSFADLNASGTSFTSAPPAKRRRTKESHFEDLLTTMKKNMTSREQREELQFQREQDFLKQEQETMKGFLEGISNSFLQGTQALMTQFFSHQQALLSAMQPQTPMVSLTLSHGHTATHYPRTPPPYQQQHYMPRAQQQEHRMPKYQEQMHKRATQVGNIAEQPNLAQGNRTELPKSTAPQQRHTARSNVHETQWPDTMRASTPQERQ; from the exons GAGCTGTTGGAACAGAACAAGAGCGGAGCGTCCCCATCAGCATGGAAGTGGTTCGGCCATATGAGCGATCTATTAAGCCATCGGCCACTCGTTCAAGCACGTATGTACGGTGTTGACTCCGCTGCAGAGGCCGACATCGACTTGGATAGCGTCCAATATG GTTCCTGTAACAATGACACACCCGGCTCACAGACAAATGAAGAGGACATTGGAAGCTTTGCAGATCTAAATGCAT CTGGGACCTCGTTCACGTCAGCACCACCAGCCAAACGCCGTCGAACAAAAGAAAGTCATTTTGAAGATCTGCtcacaacaatgaaaaaaaacatGACTTCGCGGGAGCAGCGAGAGGAACTTCAATTCCAGAGAGAACAGGACTTTCTGAAACAGGAACAAGAGACAATGAAGGGGTTCCTGGAAGGAATTAGTAATTCTTTTTTGCAAGGAACTCAAGCTCTCATGACACAGTTTTTTTCTCACCAACAAGCCTTACTTAGCGCCATGCAGCCACAGACACCAATGGTTTCATTAACACTGTCACATGGGCACACTGCTACACATTATCCACGTACGCCCCCACCCTACCAGCAACAACACTACATGCCCAGAGCTCAGCAGCAGGAACACCGCATGCCAAAATACCAAGAACAAATGCACAAGCGGGCAACACAGGTGGGCAACATAGCTGAGCAGCCCAACTTGGCACAGGGCAACAGAACAGAACTCCCGAAGAGCACTGCACCACAGCAACGTCACACTGCTCGTTCAAATGTGCACGAAACACAGTGGCCAGACACGATGCGTGCGTCAACACCGCAGGAAAGACAGtga
- the LOC144094354 gene encoding uncharacterized protein LOC144094354 isoform X2 produces MSDLLSHRPLVQARMYGVDSAAEADIDLDSVQYGSCNNDTPGSQTNEEDIGSFADLNASGTSFTSAPPAKRRRTKESHFEDLLTTMKKNMTSREQREELQFQREQDFLKQEQETMKGFLEGISNSFLQGTQALMTQFFSHQQALLSAMQPQTPMVSLTLSHGHTATHYPRTPPPYQQQHYMPRAQQQEHRMPKYQEQMHKRATQVGNIAEQPNLAQGNRTELPKSTAPQQRHTARSNVHETQWPDTMRASTPQERQ; encoded by the exons ATGAGCGATCTATTAAGCCATCGGCCACTCGTTCAAGCACGTATGTACGGTGTTGACTCCGCTGCAGAGGCCGACATCGACTTGGATAGCGTCCAATATG GTTCCTGTAACAATGACACACCCGGCTCACAGACAAATGAAGAGGACATTGGAAGCTTTGCAGATCTAAATGCAT CTGGGACCTCGTTCACGTCAGCACCACCAGCCAAACGCCGTCGAACAAAAGAAAGTCATTTTGAAGATCTGCtcacaacaatgaaaaaaaacatGACTTCGCGGGAGCAGCGAGAGGAACTTCAATTCCAGAGAGAACAGGACTTTCTGAAACAGGAACAAGAGACAATGAAGGGGTTCCTGGAAGGAATTAGTAATTCTTTTTTGCAAGGAACTCAAGCTCTCATGACACAGTTTTTTTCTCACCAACAAGCCTTACTTAGCGCCATGCAGCCACAGACACCAATGGTTTCATTAACACTGTCACATGGGCACACTGCTACACATTATCCACGTACGCCCCCACCCTACCAGCAACAACACTACATGCCCAGAGCTCAGCAGCAGGAACACCGCATGCCAAAATACCAAGAACAAATGCACAAGCGGGCAACACAGGTGGGCAACATAGCTGAGCAGCCCAACTTGGCACAGGGCAACAGAACAGAACTCCCGAAGAGCACTGCACCACAGCAACGTCACACTGCTCGTTCAAATGTGCACGAAACACAGTGGCCAGACACGATGCGTGCGTCAACACCGCAGGAAAGACAGtga
- the LOC144095697 gene encoding uncharacterized protein LOC144095697, which produces MHTDRLHHVPDAPKDEDRLKAWRHAIPRKDRLLQPTDHVCEKHFEPSFVTKTWEAHFNGQVLASAPLRGVDGVGISIRRRKHIQAVRLICLLSKLLNQPAAMNVTFVPLDMEKPCTPCIAFTGDSTEDAAELFLFGEKIKILRVQDATSGVAALMAAYWLFDVSYNRDAINLCCIFEHLFLNVNVTKAKCIARRLITTHQSSFIQSS; this is translated from the exons ATGCACACGGACCGGCTCCACCATGTTCCTGACG CTCCAAAGGATGAGGACCGCCTTAAAGCTTGGCGACACGCCATACCGCGCAAGGACCGCTTGCTGCAGCCGACTGACCACGTGTGCGAGAAGCACTTTGAACCGAGCTTCGTCACTAAAACATGGGAGGCTCATTTCAACGGTCAAGTGTTAGCAA gcgcccccctgcggggggttGATGGTGTGGGCATCAGCATCAGACGCAGGAAGC ATATTCAAGCTGTGCGCTTGATATGCCTACTGTCAAAACTGCTGAACCAGCCGGCCGCAATGAATGTGACGTTTGTGCCCCTG GACATGGAGAAGCCATGCACCCCATGCATTGCGTTCACCGGGGACAGCACTGAAGATGCTGCAGAACTTTTCTTGTTCGGAGAAAAGATAAAAATTCTTCGAGTGCAGGATGCTACCTCCGGAGTAGCAGCATTAATGGCTGCATATTGGCTGTTTGATGTTAGCTACAATCGAGATGCCATCAATTTGTGTTGTATTTTTGAGCACCTTTTCCTAAATGTCAATGTCACCAAGGCAAAGTGCATTGCTCGTCGGCTTATAACCACGCACCAAAGTTCATTTATTCAGTCAAGCTGA